In Streptomyces sp. NBC_00704, a genomic segment contains:
- a CDS encoding type I polyketide synthase has product MTDTASSRTDALLKDLLLEKYEPIAVIGLGIRFPGDNDTPEEFSAFLREGRAGTGPVPADRWDMDALQAAEKEAGRSPLAAGGGFVSGADEFDSKFFNISPKEADFMDPQHRWALESAWRAMESAQLDPAALRGRNGGVYLGVGQMDFAIDVEALDPVDLDAHVAAGTAHSAAAGRLSYFLGWRGPCISVDTACSASLVALHLAAQGLRRRECDIALAGGVNATHHPRNHIVYSRAGMLSPDGRCKTFDDSADGYGRSEGSGMVVLKRLSDARRDGDTVLALLRGSSVRQDGESGGLTVPNGTAQVALMRDALASANLEPADIQYVEAHGTGTSLGDPIEMGSVNTVFAESRAHGEPLPVGSVKTNIGHMEAAAGIGGVAKVLLQLREGVIYPHINLETPSRHIPWDRYRVTVPTALREWRADGPRRALVNSFGFAGTIASVVLEEAPPVPAPAPAPDDGTAVFTLSAKDHAGLRAQAAAHLSFLDAHPGLAVPDLCRSSNLGRAHLPARLAGPVSSREDLVRLLEGQLADDGRDGDGPRFTEAAFLFSGQGAQYVGMGRGLYERHPVFRRHLDACDRLFAAHLGRSVKDVMFGDAPDSDRDLDRTLYTQPALFSLEYATARLWMSWGVRPGVLLGHSVGEIAAAAIAGLFSLEDAVRLVAVRARLMQSVTAPGGMAAVLAPAEDIAPHLERYPDLGFGAVNSPRQCVVSGGRDSLAELAGVLRDRGVDVRDLPVSHAFHSPLMAEVADAFREAIAGIAFHEPRLSFVSNLTGEVAALADVGTPDYWVRHILEPVDFAAGMRRVQARGPHVLVEVGPSGALTALGRQNGDPDAHVWVSSMARSDDGAATAAAAVARCYRAGLPVSWTGYHAERGGRHVPLPGYVFAKKRHPLPSARAGAALTGRAVGPARHPLLGVDVTADDRRATGEREFGAPLSPASPAYLADHVVMGQAVFPGAGYVEIVLALQDAVHGETGRPVRDLRIHEPLFLRDGEPTEIRTRLRPRAEADGPADVEIVSRVDGRDGVIERVHATAVLDGAPTGPAALGDVVDRLRKTAAALDEPQSRRSGEDLYERYAELGLPYGPEFRRVLRVDRHADGFATGELRALDTPVGEHLRASVLDCAMQTLGAAVDLDGTYLPVGFDAVELLKRPKAGLRVLVQVDLGPGELTADIVALEGARTVFAVKGVRLKRVADAPADPAERMLLRPRWLKRSLPAARTGGQDRRVLVVHPGDGLPGDLDDLLAGTDVHTLHAPDATAAAALLAADPAVTDLCWFWTPEPALRGEERLRAETERNYRDLLALVAALADGPAAGRDPRILLVTERAQWLPGDVADGAARDGDALAAASLWGFGAVLAHEHPALRPVLLDLDGTDLRPLADELLAADASGGEHRIAYRSGVRHVKRLSPPPAAVRDDVNTELTITEYGQFSAVRPLPVEDRPPTGDEVTVQVHAAGLNFKDVLNALGMLRQYALDHGLPHEPLPLGFEASGTVVEAGPDAAFRPGDDVVLSRIGCMRRRVTVPSTVVVRKPAGLTFTEAAGLPAAYVTAHHALHGLAGLKAGDRVLIHAAAGGVGQAAVRLARLAGAEVYATASPRKWPLLRSQGVRHVMNSRTLDFADEVLAATGGRGVDVVLNSLNKDYIPAGLRCLADGGRFVELGKIGVWTPEEMSARRPDVAYHNFDLSELPADELDRLNHDILRTVADHVEAGRLTALPVVGYSLDEVEEAFGVLSRGANVGKVVLEFRDERDLPAQPVRIDAGETYLVTGGLGALGLASARKLVRQGARRIALVSRRAVDEDRRAEIAAGLGEGVEVRILQGDIADAADVRRIVDALAGGEAPLGGVLHAAGVLADAPLTAQTPQSMTAVLRAKLYGSWLLHRALAEVPTVRFFVGYSSIASVLGSAGQANYAAGNAYLDALMQVRAAAGLPGLSVNWGPWAQIGMAASLTDRQIAGIEARGLKFVKPDAALNALFAALARPYAQTVVGEFDWDAYTNAQPTPDALLAELGSARDGAPDRAELDVDELLARPKPDREAALRSLLRARIADVLRYDSPDEIDLDARFVDLGLDSLGSVELKNALETVLGVPLPASALFDHPEVRSLAVFLDEQLVPDGAGDAPAAPPRENPGEDVRELTDAEADDELDALREMFR; this is encoded by the coding sequence GTGACCGACACGGCCTCGTCCCGCACCGACGCCCTGCTGAAGGACCTGCTTCTGGAGAAGTACGAGCCGATCGCCGTCATCGGGCTGGGCATCCGCTTCCCGGGGGACAACGACACTCCCGAGGAATTCTCCGCATTCCTCAGGGAAGGCCGGGCGGGAACCGGCCCGGTGCCCGCGGACCGCTGGGACATGGACGCCTTGCAGGCCGCCGAGAAAGAGGCGGGCCGAAGTCCCCTCGCGGCCGGCGGCGGATTCGTCTCCGGTGCGGACGAATTCGACTCGAAGTTCTTCAACATATCGCCCAAGGAAGCCGACTTCATGGATCCCCAGCACCGCTGGGCCCTGGAATCGGCCTGGCGCGCCATGGAATCCGCCCAGCTCGACCCGGCCGCACTGCGCGGCAGGAACGGCGGCGTCTATCTCGGCGTCGGACAGATGGACTTCGCCATCGACGTCGAGGCCCTGGACCCGGTCGACCTCGACGCGCACGTCGCCGCGGGCACCGCGCACAGCGCCGCCGCCGGACGACTGTCGTACTTCCTCGGCTGGCGCGGCCCCTGCATCAGCGTCGACACCGCCTGCTCCGCCTCGCTCGTCGCCCTGCACCTCGCCGCCCAGGGACTGCGCCGGCGCGAGTGCGACATCGCCCTCGCGGGCGGCGTGAACGCCACCCACCACCCGCGCAACCACATCGTCTACTCCCGCGCCGGCATGCTCTCGCCCGACGGCCGCTGCAAGACCTTCGACGACTCCGCCGACGGCTACGGCCGCAGCGAGGGATCCGGCATGGTCGTCCTCAAGCGGCTCTCCGACGCCCGGCGCGACGGCGACACCGTGCTCGCGCTGCTGCGCGGCTCCTCCGTCCGCCAGGACGGCGAGAGCGGCGGCCTCACCGTCCCCAACGGCACCGCCCAGGTCGCCCTGATGCGCGACGCGCTCGCCTCGGCCAACCTGGAGCCCGCCGACATCCAGTACGTGGAGGCGCACGGCACCGGCACCTCCCTCGGCGACCCCATCGAGATGGGGTCCGTCAACACCGTCTTCGCCGAGTCGCGCGCGCACGGCGAACCGCTGCCCGTCGGCTCCGTGAAGACGAACATCGGCCACATGGAGGCCGCCGCCGGCATCGGCGGCGTCGCCAAGGTCCTCCTCCAGCTCCGGGAAGGCGTGATCTACCCGCACATCAACCTGGAGACGCCGTCCCGGCACATCCCCTGGGACCGCTACCGGGTGACCGTCCCCACCGCACTGCGCGAGTGGCGGGCCGACGGACCCCGGCGCGCCCTGGTCAACTCCTTCGGCTTCGCCGGCACCATCGCCTCCGTCGTCCTGGAGGAGGCGCCGCCCGTCCCCGCGCCCGCACCGGCGCCGGACGACGGCACCGCCGTGTTCACCCTCTCGGCGAAGGACCACGCCGGACTGCGCGCCCAGGCCGCCGCCCACCTGAGCTTCCTCGACGCCCACCCCGGTCTCGCCGTCCCCGACCTCTGCCGCAGCTCCAACCTCGGCCGCGCCCACCTGCCCGCACGGCTCGCCGGACCGGTCTCCTCGCGCGAGGACCTGGTGCGCCTGCTCGAGGGCCAGCTCGCCGACGACGGCCGCGACGGCGACGGACCCCGGTTCACCGAGGCCGCGTTCCTGTTCTCCGGGCAGGGCGCCCAGTACGTCGGCATGGGCCGCGGCCTGTACGAGCGCCACCCCGTCTTCCGCCGCCACCTCGACGCCTGCGACCGGCTCTTCGCCGCCCACCTCGGCCGCTCCGTCAAGGACGTCATGTTCGGCGACGCCCCGGACAGCGACCGCGACCTCGACCGGACCCTCTACACCCAGCCCGCCCTGTTCAGCCTGGAGTACGCGACCGCCCGCCTGTGGATGTCCTGGGGCGTCCGGCCGGGCGTCCTGCTCGGACACAGCGTCGGCGAGATCGCCGCGGCCGCGATCGCGGGCCTGTTCTCGCTGGAGGACGCCGTCCGGCTGGTCGCCGTCCGCGCCCGCCTCATGCAGTCCGTCACCGCGCCCGGAGGCATGGCCGCCGTCCTCGCCCCCGCCGAGGACATCGCCCCGCACCTGGAGCGCTACCCCGACCTCGGCTTCGGCGCCGTCAACTCCCCGCGCCAGTGCGTCGTCTCCGGCGGACGCGACTCCCTCGCCGAACTCGCCGGCGTCCTGCGCGACCGGGGCGTCGACGTCCGGGACCTGCCGGTGTCGCACGCCTTCCACTCGCCGCTGATGGCCGAGGTGGCCGACGCGTTCCGCGAGGCGATCGCCGGCATCGCCTTCCACGAACCGCGGCTGAGCTTCGTCTCCAACCTCACCGGAGAGGTCGCCGCGCTCGCCGACGTCGGCACGCCCGACTACTGGGTCCGCCACATCCTGGAGCCCGTCGACTTCGCCGCCGGCATGCGCCGGGTCCAGGCCCGCGGCCCCCACGTCCTCGTCGAGGTCGGCCCGTCCGGCGCGCTCACCGCCCTGGGCCGGCAGAACGGCGACCCCGACGCGCACGTCTGGGTGTCCAGCATGGCCAGGTCCGACGACGGCGCCGCCACCGCCGCGGCCGCCGTCGCCCGCTGCTACCGGGCCGGACTCCCCGTCTCCTGGACGGGCTACCACGCCGAGCGCGGCGGACGGCACGTGCCGCTGCCCGGCTACGTCTTCGCGAAGAAGCGCCACCCGCTGCCCTCCGCCCGCGCCGGCGCCGCCCTCACCGGCCGCGCCGTCGGCCCGGCCCGCCACCCGCTGCTCGGCGTCGACGTCACCGCCGATGACCGCCGCGCGACGGGCGAACGCGAGTTCGGCGCACCGCTGTCCCCCGCCTCCCCGGCCTACCTCGCCGACCACGTCGTCATGGGCCAGGCCGTGTTCCCCGGCGCCGGATACGTCGAGATCGTGCTGGCCCTCCAGGACGCGGTGCACGGCGAGACCGGCCGGCCGGTCCGCGACCTGCGCATCCACGAACCCCTCTTCCTGCGCGACGGCGAACCCACCGAGATCCGCACCCGGCTGCGCCCGCGCGCGGAGGCCGACGGGCCCGCCGACGTCGAGATCGTCAGCCGCGTCGACGGCCGGGACGGCGTGATCGAACGCGTCCACGCCACCGCCGTCCTCGACGGCGCGCCCACCGGCCCGGCCGCCCTCGGCGACGTCGTGGACCGCCTGCGCAAGACGGCCGCGGCCCTGGACGAGCCGCAGTCCCGCCGGTCCGGCGAGGACCTGTACGAGCGGTACGCCGAGCTGGGGCTGCCCTACGGCCCCGAGTTCCGGCGCGTCCTGCGCGTCGACCGGCACGCCGACGGCTTCGCGACCGGCGAGCTGCGCGCCCTCGACACCCCCGTCGGGGAACACCTGCGGGCCTCGGTCCTCGACTGCGCGATGCAGACCCTCGGCGCCGCCGTCGACCTGGACGGCACCTACCTGCCCGTCGGCTTCGACGCCGTCGAACTCCTCAAGCGCCCCAAGGCCGGCCTGCGCGTCCTCGTCCAGGTCGACCTCGGCCCCGGCGAACTCACCGCCGACATCGTCGCCCTGGAGGGCGCCCGCACGGTGTTCGCCGTCAAGGGCGTCCGCCTCAAGCGCGTCGCCGACGCCCCGGCCGACCCGGCCGAGCGCATGCTGCTGCGCCCCCGCTGGCTCAAGCGCTCCCTGCCCGCCGCCAGGACCGGCGGACAGGACCGCCGCGTCCTGGTCGTCCACCCCGGCGACGGCCTCCCCGGCGACCTGGACGACCTCCTCGCCGGCACGGACGTCCACACCCTGCACGCCCCCGACGCGACGGCCGCCGCCGCGCTGCTCGCCGCGGACCCCGCCGTCACGGACCTGTGCTGGTTCTGGACGCCCGAACCCGCCCTGCGGGGCGAGGAACGGCTGCGCGCCGAGACCGAGCGCAACTACCGCGACCTGCTCGCCCTCGTGGCGGCCCTGGCCGACGGCCCGGCGGCCGGCCGCGACCCGCGGATCCTGCTCGTGACCGAACGCGCCCAGTGGCTGCCCGGCGACGTCGCGGACGGCGCGGCCCGCGACGGCGACGCCCTCGCCGCCGCCTCCCTGTGGGGTTTCGGCGCGGTCCTCGCCCACGAGCACCCGGCGCTGCGGCCCGTGCTGCTCGACCTCGACGGGACCGACCTGCGGCCCCTCGCCGACGAACTGCTCGCCGCGGACGCCTCCGGCGGCGAGCACCGCATCGCCTACCGGTCCGGCGTGCGCCACGTGAAGCGGCTCTCCCCGCCGCCCGCCGCCGTCCGCGACGACGTCAACACGGAACTCACGATCACCGAGTACGGCCAGTTCTCCGCCGTACGCCCGCTGCCCGTCGAGGACCGCCCGCCCACCGGCGACGAGGTCACCGTCCAGGTCCACGCGGCCGGCCTCAACTTCAAGGACGTCCTCAACGCGCTCGGCATGCTCCGCCAGTACGCGCTGGACCACGGCCTCCCGCACGAGCCCCTCCCGCTCGGCTTCGAGGCGTCCGGCACCGTCGTCGAGGCGGGACCCGACGCCGCGTTCCGGCCCGGCGACGACGTCGTGCTCAGCCGCATCGGCTGCATGCGGCGGCGGGTCACCGTCCCCTCCACGGTCGTCGTGCGCAAGCCCGCCGGCCTCACCTTCACCGAGGCCGCCGGACTGCCCGCCGCCTACGTCACGGCCCACCACGCGCTGCACGGCCTCGCCGGGCTCAAGGCGGGCGACCGCGTCCTGATCCACGCGGCGGCCGGCGGCGTCGGCCAGGCGGCCGTGCGCCTCGCCCGGCTCGCCGGCGCCGAGGTGTACGCCACCGCCAGCCCCCGCAAGTGGCCCCTGCTGCGCTCCCAGGGCGTGCGGCACGTCATGAACTCCCGCACCCTCGACTTCGCCGACGAGGTCCTCGCCGCCACCGGCGGCCGGGGCGTCGACGTCGTCCTCAACAGCCTCAACAAGGACTACATCCCGGCAGGCCTGCGCTGCCTCGCCGACGGCGGCCGGTTCGTCGAACTCGGCAAGATCGGCGTCTGGACCCCCGAGGAGATGAGCGCCCGCCGGCCCGACGTCGCCTACCACAACTTCGACCTCAGCGAGCTGCCCGCCGACGAACTCGACCGCCTCAACCACGACATCCTGCGCACGGTCGCCGACCACGTCGAAGCCGGCCGGCTCACCGCCCTGCCCGTCGTCGGCTACTCCCTCGACGAGGTCGAGGAGGCGTTCGGCGTCCTCAGCCGCGGCGCCAACGTCGGCAAGGTCGTGCTGGAGTTCCGCGACGAACGCGACCTGCCCGCACAGCCCGTGCGGATCGACGCGGGGGAGACCTACCTCGTCACCGGCGGCCTCGGCGCGCTCGGCCTGGCCTCCGCGCGCAAGCTGGTGCGCCAGGGCGCCCGCCGCATCGCGCTCGTCAGCCGCCGGGCCGTCGACGAGGACCGGCGGGCCGAGATCGCCGCCGGACTCGGCGAAGGCGTCGAGGTGCGAATCCTCCAGGGCGACATCGCCGACGCGGCCGACGTCCGGCGGATCGTCGACGCCCTCGCCGGCGGCGAGGCCCCGCTCGGCGGCGTCCTGCACGCCGCGGGCGTCCTCGCCGACGCCCCGCTCACCGCCCAGACCCCGCAGAGCATGACCGCCGTCCTGCGCGCCAAGCTCTACGGCTCCTGGCTGCTGCACCGCGCGCTGGCCGAGGTGCCCACCGTCCGCTTCTTCGTCGGCTACTCGTCGATCGCCTCGGTGCTCGGCTCCGCCGGCCAGGCCAACTACGCCGCCGGCAACGCCTACCTGGACGCCCTCATGCAGGTCCGGGCCGCCGCCGGACTGCCCGGACTCAGCGTCAACTGGGGCCCGTGGGCCCAGATCGGCATGGCCGCCTCCCTCACCGACCGCCAGATCGCCGGCATCGAGGCCCGCGGCCTGAAGTTCGTCAAGCCCGACGCCGCGCTGAACGCGCTGTTCGCCGCGCTCGCCCGGCCGTACGCGCAGACCGTCGTCGGCGAGTTCGACTGGGACGCCTACACGAACGCCCAGCCCACCCCGGACGCCCTCCTCGCCGAGCTGGGTTCGGCCCGCGACGGCGCGCCGGACCGGGCCGAACTGGACGTCGACGAACTGCTCGCCCGGCCGAAGCCCGACCGCGAGGCCGCGCTGCGCTCCCTGCTGCGCGCCCGCATCGCGGACGTGCTGCGCTACGACTCGCCCGACGAGATCGACCTCGACGCCCGCTTCGTCGACCTCGGCCTCGACTCGCTCGGCTCGGTGGAACTGAAGAACGCCCTGGAGACCGTGCTCGGCGTGCCCCTGCCCGCCTCCGCCCTCTTCGACCACCCCGAGGTGCGCTCGCTGGCCGTCTTCCTCGACGAGCAGCTCGTGCCCGACGGGGCCGGGGACGCACCGGCCGCACCGCCGCGGGAGAACCCCGGCGAGGACGTGCGCGAACTGACCGACGCCGAGGCCGACGACGAACTCGACGCGCTGCGCGAGATGTTCCGGTGA
- a CDS encoding beta-ketoacyl [acyl carrier protein] synthase domain-containing protein: protein MTGGPKVTSYIDHLETLSRKQLMVMLARQHHERTQPVAVIGMGCRLPGGLDDPEEFWTALREGRVLPTDTAGVPVDSLGRPRWNLAAPDLAPLAPRLRQGAYLTDVDLFDADRFGIGHEEARHMDPQQRLLLEVAAQALADANLSRQRLRGRTVGVYAVAGPVEYPYAWLRGGIPADALTGHMSTGSSPSAFSGRIALSLGLDGPAVTVDTASSSMLTAVHLAVRALRARECDIALVGTCNLLLSPFSTGILDRAGMLSPTGRSRPFTRHADGHVRGEGCGVVVLKRYADAAADGDRPYALVRGSAVHAQGDRPGISVAPARGQKTVIERALQDADIAPEDVQYVEAQANGSRIGGQIEAETLADAYARRSPDAPPLYIGSCKANLGYLETASGAPGLMKTVLALAHAEIPPQPGEDEADPDIPWGRTALRLAAKPQPWPTRGRRRAAVSGFGFCGTLAHVVLESVPDRPPTTDTATPGTTATPGAAGSGGAAGTAGGAGKVGTAGSAGTAGTAGSAGAAGSAGAAGSAGAAGSAGAAGTAGAAGTAVGAGRVGTAGSVGTAGSAGSGGTPGSVGSAGSLEDAGAHGDGGPWPLLLSAHSAEALAGTAARLHRHLRRRAGWSPAAVCRTLAEGRDHPAVRYAAVVHDRDDLLAALEQAARADGGTGCDAHAVTAGGGRGSDAHAVTADGGPGSDAHAVTADGGPGSDAHAVTADGGTGSDAHAVTAHAAEAARRVRRHLAGEAPATDEWWPAGRPRPELLHLPGPALVRRRHWPDHHNWI from the coding sequence GTGACGGGCGGCCCGAAGGTGACGAGCTACATCGACCACCTGGAGACCCTGTCGAGGAAACAGCTCATGGTGATGCTGGCCAGGCAGCACCACGAGCGGACCCAGCCGGTCGCCGTCATCGGCATGGGCTGCCGGCTGCCCGGCGGGCTCGACGACCCCGAGGAGTTCTGGACCGCGCTCCGCGAGGGGCGGGTCCTGCCCACCGACACGGCCGGCGTGCCCGTCGACAGCCTCGGCCGCCCGCGCTGGAACCTCGCCGCGCCCGACCTCGCGCCGCTGGCCCCCCGGCTGCGCCAGGGCGCCTACCTGACGGACGTGGACCTCTTCGACGCCGACCGGTTCGGCATCGGACACGAGGAGGCCCGCCACATGGACCCGCAGCAGCGCCTCCTGCTGGAGGTCGCCGCCCAGGCCCTCGCCGACGCCAACCTGTCCCGGCAGCGGCTGCGCGGCCGCACCGTCGGCGTGTACGCGGTGGCCGGGCCGGTGGAGTACCCGTACGCCTGGCTGCGCGGCGGCATCCCCGCCGACGCGCTGACCGGGCACATGAGCACGGGCTCCTCGCCCAGCGCCTTCAGCGGCCGCATCGCGCTGTCGCTGGGACTCGACGGCCCGGCCGTCACCGTCGACACCGCGTCCTCGTCCATGCTGACGGCCGTGCACCTGGCGGTGCGGGCGCTGCGCGCCCGCGAGTGCGACATCGCCCTCGTCGGCACCTGCAATCTGCTGCTCTCCCCGTTCAGCACCGGCATCCTCGACCGGGCCGGGATGCTGTCGCCGACCGGCCGCAGCAGGCCCTTCACCCGGCACGCCGACGGACACGTCCGCGGCGAGGGCTGCGGGGTCGTCGTCCTGAAGCGGTACGCGGACGCCGCCGCCGACGGGGACCGGCCGTACGCCCTCGTGCGCGGCAGCGCCGTCCACGCCCAGGGCGACCGGCCCGGCATCTCGGTCGCCCCGGCACGCGGTCAGAAGACCGTGATCGAGCGGGCCCTCCAGGACGCGGACATCGCCCCCGAGGACGTGCAGTACGTCGAGGCGCAGGCCAACGGCTCGCGGATCGGCGGCCAGATCGAGGCGGAGACCCTGGCCGACGCGTACGCGCGGCGCTCACCGGACGCGCCGCCGCTGTACATCGGCTCCTGCAAGGCGAACCTCGGCTACCTCGAGACCGCCTCCGGCGCACCCGGGCTGATGAAGACGGTGCTGGCGCTCGCCCACGCCGAGATCCCGCCGCAGCCCGGCGAGGACGAGGCGGACCCGGACATCCCCTGGGGCCGGACCGCGCTGCGGCTCGCCGCGAAGCCGCAGCCCTGGCCCACGCGGGGCAGGAGGCGGGCGGCCGTCAGCGGCTTCGGGTTCTGCGGCACCCTGGCCCACGTCGTCCTGGAAAGCGTCCCCGACCGCCCACCCACCACGGACACCGCAACCCCCGGAACCACTGCAACCCCCGGGGCGGCCGGGTCCGGCGGGGCGGCCGGGACCGCTGGGGGCGCGGGGAAGGTTGGCACCGCCGGGTCCGCCGGAACCGCCGGGACGGCCGGGTCCGCCGGGGCGGCCGGGTCCGCCGGGGCGGCCGGGTCCGCCGGGGCGGCCGGGTCCGCCGGGGCGGCCGGAACCGCCGGGGCGGCCGGAACCGCCGTGGGCGCGGGGAGGGTTGGCACCGCCGGGTCCGTCGGCACCGCCGGGTCCGCGGGGTCCGGCGGGACTCCCGGGTCCGTCGGGTCCGCCGGATCCCTGGAGGACGCCGGGGCCCACGGGGACGGGGGCCCGTGGCCGTTGCTGCTCTCGGCCCACAGCGCCGAGGCACTGGCCGGCACGGCCGCCCGGCTGCACCGGCATCTGCGGCGGCGGGCGGGCTGGAGCCCCGCCGCCGTCTGCCGGACCCTGGCCGAAGGCCGCGACCACCCCGCCGTCCGGTACGCGGCCGTCGTCCACGACCGCGACGACCTCCTCGCCGCCCTGGAACAGGCCGCGAGGGCCGACGGCGGTACGGGCTGCGACGCTCATGCCGTGACGGCTGGCGGCGGCAGGGGCTCCGACGCCCACGCCGTGACGGCCGACGGCGGCCCGGGCTCCGACGCCCACGCCGTGACGGCCGACGGCGGCCCGGGCTCCGACGCCCACGCCGTGACGGCCGACGGCGGTACGGGCTCCGACGCCCACGCCGTGACCGCGCACGCCGCCGAGGCGGCCCGGCGCGTCCGGCGCCACCTCGCCGGGGAGGCCCCCGCCACCGACGAGTGGTGGCCCGCCGGCCGCCCGCGCCCCGAACTGCTCCACCTCCCCGGCCCGGCGCTCGTCCGGCGGCGCCACTGGCCCGACCACCACAACTGGATCTGA
- a CDS encoding fatty acid--CoA ligase: protein MHYPNLRTAVDTVAFHATHHPRRTALSCEGRSVTYEQLHRESNRTARSLLAAGAGRGTRVAFLGKESEHYYEIFFACAKTGAVLVPINWRLTPAEVEHILRDSGAEVLFVEGEYAAVAARIREELPARPALVVIDGGDDRGAGLREWKADRTDDDLAARAQPDDPVTQIYTSGTTGLPKGVVLAHRSFFAVRDLLADHGLDWIDWYPQDVSLICIPGFHVAGIWWAMQAFNAGVTNVAMRMFAAHDAVRLIREHGVTTTCAVPAMLQMMVSEPGVGPGHFASLRKVTYGGSPISETLMLQCMAMLGCDLGQLYGLTESGNTALCLPPSDHRAGSPRLRAAGRPYPGVEVKVVSDEGDSLPSGAIGEICLRTPAVMVEYWGMKEATQETLADGWLHTGDAGYLDEDGYVYVCDRLKDTVIVAGENVYPAEVENALATHPAVAEAAVIGVPDDRWGEVVRAFVVLRPGMSASPRELKLHLQGRLADFKSPSGYEFIERVPRNPSGKILRRELRKEFWADRERQVN from the coding sequence ATGCACTACCCGAACCTCAGGACCGCCGTCGACACGGTGGCGTTTCACGCCACGCACCACCCGCGGCGCACCGCCCTGAGCTGCGAGGGCCGCAGCGTCACCTACGAGCAGCTGCACCGGGAGAGCAACCGCACGGCCCGGTCCCTGCTGGCGGCCGGCGCCGGACGGGGCACCCGCGTCGCCTTCCTGGGCAAGGAGTCCGAGCACTACTACGAGATCTTCTTCGCCTGCGCCAAGACGGGAGCGGTGCTCGTCCCGATCAACTGGCGGCTCACCCCCGCCGAGGTGGAGCACATCCTCCGCGACTCCGGCGCCGAAGTCCTCTTCGTGGAAGGCGAGTACGCCGCCGTCGCCGCCCGCATCCGCGAGGAGCTGCCCGCCCGCCCCGCGCTCGTCGTGATCGACGGCGGCGACGACCGGGGCGCGGGCCTGCGGGAGTGGAAGGCGGACCGGACCGACGACGACCTCGCGGCGCGGGCCCAGCCCGACGACCCGGTCACCCAGATCTACACCAGCGGCACCACGGGCCTGCCCAAGGGCGTCGTCCTCGCGCACCGCAGCTTCTTCGCGGTCCGCGACCTGCTCGCCGACCACGGCCTCGACTGGATCGACTGGTACCCGCAGGACGTCAGCCTCATCTGCATCCCCGGCTTCCACGTCGCCGGCATCTGGTGGGCCATGCAGGCCTTCAACGCCGGCGTGACCAACGTGGCCATGCGCATGTTCGCCGCGCACGACGCCGTACGGCTGATCCGCGAACACGGCGTCACCACCACCTGCGCCGTGCCGGCGATGTTGCAGATGATGGTGTCCGAACCCGGCGTCGGGCCCGGCCACTTCGCCTCGCTGCGCAAGGTCACCTACGGCGGCTCCCCGATCTCCGAGACGCTGATGCTCCAGTGCATGGCGATGCTGGGCTGCGACCTCGGCCAGCTGTACGGGCTCACCGAGAGCGGCAACACCGCGCTGTGCCTGCCGCCCTCGGACCACCGCGCCGGCAGCCCCCGACTGCGCGCCGCGGGCCGCCCGTACCCCGGCGTCGAGGTGAAGGTGGTCAGCGACGAGGGCGACTCCCTCCCGTCCGGCGCCATCGGGGAGATCTGTCTGCGCACGCCCGCGGTGATGGTCGAGTACTGGGGCATGAAGGAGGCGACCCAGGAGACCCTCGCCGACGGCTGGCTGCACACCGGGGACGCCGGCTACCTCGACGAGGACGGCTACGTCTACGTGTGCGACCGCCTCAAGGACACCGTCATCGTCGCCGGCGAGAACGTCTACCCGGCCGAGGTGGAGAACGCGCTGGCCACCCACCCGGCGGTGGCCGAGGCCGCCGTCATCGGGGTGCCCGACGACCGCTGGGGCGAGGTCGTGCGCGCCTTCGTCGTGCTGAGACCGGGGATGTCGGCGAGCCCGCGGGAGCTGAAGCTCCACCTCCAGGGGCGGCTCGCCGACTTCAAGTCCCCGAGCGGCTACGAATTCATCGAGCGCGTGCCCCGCAACCCCAGCGGAAAGATCCTCAGGAGGGAACTCCGCAAGGAATTCTGGGCCGACCGCGAACGCCAGGTGAACTGA